Proteins encoded by one window of Plasmodium falciparum 3D7 genome assembly, chromosome: 4:
- a CDS encoding erythrocyte membrane protein 1, PfEMP1: MVPPGGRQGGSGEDGIDDKDAKHLLDSIGKIVHEQVKNDAKTYKGELEGKLSLATTIGELNYTKDPCIFDYSKLINGSGSGGVTARDDPCGNGSGKGEDVSRFSDKEGAQCANSKIHGNSKGSNGGACAPLRRLHLCNKNMEKIATSTAKHDLLVDVCMAANYEAQSLIRDHPQHKRTNPDSKICTELARSFADIGDIVRGRDLYRGNKKENKQREKLEENLRKIFENIYEGLSNNGVKARYEGDKENFYQLREDWWALNRDQVWKALTCSDDLKDASYFRPTCSDRKGSCSQAKDNCRCDGSNTDQVPTYFDYVPQFLRWFEEWAEDFCRKKKKKLEKLEQQCRGVYEGKERYCSRNGFDCEKTVNARGKVRMGKGCTDCFFACNPYIDWIEKQKEQFDKQKQKYDEEIKKYTKVASSSSGGRAKRAARGGSNVNGYEKIFYKKLKDSGYESVGEFLDLLSKEEVCKNFKEKEEGKIDFKTVKSSSAKNSDDSNKTFCRTKYCQPCPLCGMKKNNNGEWEHKKKGKCTSGNLYRPIDGAIHTDINFLYSGDRHDDIEKKLNRFCDETNGDTINSVAGVSGTGVVAGSNSRSKELYQEWKCYKGKDVEKVKDGKDEDDEDYEDDYHKEVENAGGLCILENNDGKEKVNKQKTYNDFFYYWVAHMLKDSIHWKKKLEKCLKNGTKTRCKNNKCNRECGCFQKWVEQKKKKEWGKIIEHFYKQEGIPPGTHDITLEGVLKKEVLLTSLQEGYGNAEDIEHIKQLLEEEENEENEGTPGADNKNKNTIDKLLDHEEGIAKECQQKQNECPKKPPKKTPGGPDRALKPEEVDASSEDHYDEEGGEDEEEEEDKEEEGEDGEDVQDDVAEEDTAKEEGSSTTETQLPDACNIVKTLFESTKNFEDACRQKYGPKAPTSWKCVPTTGDKDGATGKSDGSICVPPRRRRLYVGKLHDWASGNTQEDGKAQPQGDTPSQPDPLLKAFVESAAVETFFLWDRYKKLNTKRQGVGAGAPQLQEEDDNDEEEENPQQELEDGTIPDDFLRQMFYTFGDYRDIFFGNNIGSGNDVEKVKPNIDKVFENSEKPTSGGHNSEQQRETWWEEYGPHIWDGMICALSYNTKDKEIIKLAHHNLTSKEIYKYNNVTFIGGFNSDKNSKTETSATKLEEFSRRPTFFRWLEEWGEDFCRKRNDKLKNVKKECRGKYPNGDKQYCSGDGHDCEKTYLKHNDMFADLNCRRCGEQCRNYKQWIEKKLEEFHKQKSIYEKEIPKLKDNYNNHHYKNFYEQIIEKNGYSSFKKFLESFNQRKVCQGNSDQTNNTDFNEPLKTFSLSTYCKTCPLNGLNCGSKECNEVKGKGATWESVLNGKSKDYRRTTGINVEMINRRGKYIEKHTQDSLFKESSLLKSVRDQKWECTFINDKMDICKLNNYNESIDMNKYTTFKVFLENWLQDFLEGYYISKRKIEICTENGENKCIKGCKGKCECVKEWLNKKSTEWKQIKERYKVHHDSKGYDIAHKVRSYFEKNESDVNKSIDNYEVLKKKDEYEDCIDSDTCGPKNNWKKKDMVSILLSELQHNMNKCKTLHDPSGKPEAQCVEPTNPLDDENPDPEDDTSTTSSRPKFCPEIPQPEPEPEPFPEEDTEQEEKEEKLPAAPDNSEQEETSKEVVPEKKMPTPPPKKPEQGPKQRKKQKRQLPTHTSILPEMLSISSFPLTVGVAFAALSYFLLKKKSKSTIDLLRVIDIPKGEYGIPTSKSKNRYIPYASDRYKGKTYIYMEGDESDDYTYIGDISSSDITSSESEYEDIDINNIYPYKSPKYKTLIDVVLEPSKRDTFNTQSDIPSDTSTNKFTDNEWNQLKQDFISNILQSTQMDLPNENIIDDFMDKGIQPNNPVLDVNMAEKPFITSIHDRDLHNGEEVTYNINFDVSKNINEITNTTDDSKYVSNNIYSGIDLINDSLNSDQHVDIYDELLKRKENEIFGTNHTKHTTTNSIAKQTHTDPILNQLDLFHKWLDRHRNMCEQWNKNKKEELLDKLKEEWNKKNNNNSDLTHTSSNIPSGENSIKNVLNTDVSIQIDMDDPKPINEFTYMDNIIDNLEKNSEPYYDIDEDDIIYFDIDDEKTPMYHNNMDNNKSNVPTKVQIEMNVINKQELFQEEFPISDIWNI, translated from the exons ATGGTGCCGCCAGGAGGTCGTCAGGGTGGGAGTGGTGAGGATGGTATTGATGATAAAGATGCCAAACATTTATTGGATAGCATAGGGAAAATAGTGCATGAGCAAGTGAAAAATGATGCTAAAACATATAAAGGTGAATTGGAAGGAAAGTTGTCACTAGCAACTACTATTGGGGAATTAAATTACACCAAAGATCCATGCATATTTGATTATAGTAAACTTATTAATGGTAGTGGTAGTGGTGGTGTTACTGCTCGCGATGATCCGTGCGGAAATGGAAGTGGAAAAGGAGAAGATGTAAGCCGTTTTTCCGATAAAGAAGGAGCACAATGTGCTAATAGTAAAATACATGGTAATAGTAAAGGTAGTAATGGTGGAGCCTGTGCTCCACTCAGACGATTACATTTATGtaacaaaaatatggaaaaaatagCAACGTCGACGGCTAAGCATGATTTATTGGTAGATGTGTGTATGGCAGCAAATTACGAGGCACAGTCATTAATACGTGATCATCCACAACATAAAAGAACTAATCCTGATTCTAAAATATGTACTGAGTTGGCACGAAGTTTTGCAGATATAGGTGATATCGTTAGAGGAAGAGATCTATATAGAGGTAATAAGAAAGAAAACAAACAAAGAGAAAAATTAGAAGAAAATTTGAGAAAAATTTTCgagaatatatatgaaggATTGTCGAACAATGGTGTAAAAGCTCGCTACGAAGgtgataaagaaaatttttatcAATTACGAGAAGATTGGTGGGCTCTTAATAGAGACCAAGTATGGAAAGCATTAACATGTAGCGACGACCTAAAAGATGCTTCATATTTTCGACCAACGTGCAGTGATCGTAAAGGAAGTTGTTCTCAAGCTAAGGATAACTGCCGGTGTGACGGCTCAAATACCGACCAGGTCCCCACATATTTTGACTATGTGCCACAGTTTCTTCGCTGGTTCGAGGAATGGGCAGAAGACTtttgtagaaaaaaaaaaaaaaaactagaAAAGTTGGAACAACAATGTCGTGGTGTCTACGAGGGTAAGGAACGATATTGTAGCCGTAATGGATTTGATTGTGAAAAAACAGTTAACGCACGAGGTAAAGTACGTATGGGTAAGGGTTGCACTGACTGTTTTTTTGCATGTAATCCTTACATTGATTGgatagaaaaacaaaaagaacaatttgacaaacaaaaacaaaaatatgatgaagaaataaaaaaatatacaaaggTAGCATCAAGTAGTAGTGGTGGTAGGGCAAAACGAGCTGCACGTGGTGGTAGTAATGTTAATGGGtatgaaaaaattttttataagaaaCTGAAAGATAGTGGCTATGAATCCGTTGGTGAATTTTTGGATTTATTAAGTAAAGAAGAAGTATGcaaaaattttaaagaaaaagaagaaggaaAAATTGATTTCAAAACCGTTAAAAGTAGTAGTGCTAAAAATAGTgatgatagtaataaaacattttgtCGTACAAAATATTGCCAACCCTGTCCTCTATGTGGaatgaaaaagaataataatggtGAATGGgaacacaaaaaaaaggGTAAATGCACGAGTGGAAACCTTTATAGGCCTATAGATGGCGCAATACATACTGATATTAATTTCCTGTATAGTGGTGATCGACATGatgatattgaaaaaaaattaaataggTTTTGCGATGAAACAAATGGTGATACAATAAATAGTGTTGCTGGTGTTAGTGGTACCGGTGTTGTTGCTGGTAGTAATAGTCGTAGTAAGGAACTGTATCAAGAATGGAAATGTTATAAAGGTAAAGATGTAGAGAAAGTTAAAGATGGTAAGGATGAAGATGACGAAGACTATGAAGACGATTATCACAAAGAGGTAGAAAATGCAGGCGGATTATGTATATTGGAAAATAACGACGGCAAAGAAAAAGTGAACAAACAAAAGACATACaatgattttttttactattgGGTTGCACATATGTTGAAAGATTCCATACattggaaaaaaaaacttgagaaatgtttaaaaaatggTACGAAAACAAGATgtaaaaacaataaatgTAATAGAGAATGTGGTTGTTTTCAAAAATGggttgaacaaaaaaaaaaaaaagaatgggGGAAAATAATAGAGCATTTTTACAAGCAAGAAGGTATTCCACCAGGAACGCATGATATAACTCTTGAAGGTGTTTTGAAGAAAGAGGTACTTTTGACAAGTCTTCAAGAGGGTTATGGGAATGCAGAGGACATAGAACACATTAAGCAACTGTTGGAAGaggaagaaaatgaagaaaatgaaggaACACCTGGTGCcgacaataaaaataagaatacaaTTGATAAATTGCTCGACCACGAAGAAGGAATTGCCAAAGAATGCCAACAAAAACAGAATGAATGCCCCAAAAAACCACCAAAAAAAACACCCGGAGGTCCCGATCGCGCCCTAAAACCAGAGGAAGTCGACGCCTCCTCAGAAGACCACTACGACGAAGAAGGCGGCGAAGACGAAGAAGAAGAGGAGGACAAGGAGGAGGAAGGTGAAGATGGTGAAGACGTCCAGGACGACGTAGCCGAGGAGGACACGGCAAAGGAGGAGGGGTCGTCAACCACAGAGACACAACTACCAGACGCTTGCAATATAGTAAAAACACTATTTGAGAGCACCAAAAATTTTGAAGATGCCTGTCGCCAAAAATATGGCCCAAAGGCACCCACAAGTTGGAAATGTGTTCCTACCACTGGTGATAAGGACGGTGCCACTGGCAAAAGTGATGGTAGTATTTGTGTGCCACCCAGGAGACGACGATTATATGTGGGAAAACTACACGATTGGGCGAGTGGTAACACACAGGAGGATGGTAAGGCACAACCACAAGGTGACACACCGTCACAACCTGACCCCCTACTCAAAGCATTTGTTGAGTCAGCTGCGGTAGAAACCTTCTTCCTATGGGATAGGTACAAGAAATTAAACACGAAGAGACAAGGTGTTGGAGCGGGAGCACCACAACTACAGGAAGAGGATGACAACgacgaagaagaagaaaaccCCCAACAGGAATTAGAAGATGGAACAATTCCTGATGATTTTTTGCGTCAAATGTTTTATACGTTTGGAGATTATagagatatattttttgggAACAATATAGGTAGTGGTAACGACGTGGAGAAAGTAAAACCTAATATAGATAAGGTTTTCGAAAATAGTGAAAAACCTACTAGTGGTGGTCATAATAGTGAACAACAACGTGAAACTTGGTGGGAAGAATATGGACCACATATATGGGATGGAATGATATGTGCCTTAAGTTATAATACCAAGGACAAAGAGATTATAAAATTAGCGCATCATAACCTTACGTCCAAGGAAATCTACAAGTACAACAACGTCACATTTATTGGTGGATTCAATAGTGATAAAAACTCCAAAACCGAAACAAGTGCTACGAAATTAGAAGAATTTTCACGTAGACCCACATTTTTTCGTTGGTTAGAAGAATGGGGAGAAGATTTTTGTAGAAAAAGAAACGATAAGTTAAAAAACGTTAAAAAAGAATGTCGTGGAAAATATCCTAATGGTGATAAACAATATTGTAGTGGTGATGGTCATGATTGTGAAAAAACATATCTTAAGCATAATGATATGTTTGCAGATTTAAATTGTCGTCGTTGTGGAGAACAATGTAGAAATTATAAACAATggatagaaaaaaaattagaagaatttcataaacaaaaaagtatatatgaAAAGGAAATTccaaaattaaaagataattataataatcatcattataaaaatttttatgaacaaataatagaaaaaaacgGTTATTCGTCTTTTAAAAAGTTTTTGGAATCATTCAATCAAAGAAAAGTATGTCAAGGTAATAGTGATCAAACAAATAATACAGATTTTAATGAACCCCTAAAAACCTTTTCTCTTTCAACGTATTGTAAAACATGTCCTTTGAATGGACTTAATTGTGGATCGAAGGAGTGTAACGAAGTTAAGGGAAAAGGAGCTACGTGGGAAAGTGTTTTAAATGGAAAAAGCAAAGATTATCGAAGAACTACTGGTATTAATGTCGAAATGATTAATCGTAGAGGGAAGTATATTGAGAAACATACACAAGattcattatttaaagaatCAAGTCTTTTAAAAAGTGTCAGAGATCAAAAATGGGAATGTACCTTTATTAATGATAAGATGGATATATGTAAactaaataattataatgaaagcatagatatgaataaatacaCTACATTTAAAGTATTCCTAGAGAATTGGTTACAAGATTTCTTAGAaggttattatatatcaaaaaggaaaattgAAATATGTACAGAAAACGgagaaaataaatgtattaaagGATGTAAAGGTAAATGTGAATGTGTAAAAGAAtggttaaataaaaaatctaCAGAATGgaaacaaataaaagaacGTTATAAAGTACATCATGATTCTAAAGGATATGATATAGCTCATAAGGTTAGAAGTTATTTTGAGAAAAATGAAAGTGATGTAAACAAATCCATAGATAATTATgaagttttaaaaaaaaaagatgaatatGAGGATTGTATTGATAGTGATACATGTGGACCCAAGAAtaattggaaaaaaaaagatatggTATCTATTTTACTTTCTGAACTACAACATAACATGAATAAATGTAAAACCCTACACGACCCTAGTGGCAAACCAGAAGCACAGTGTGTTGAACCCACCAACCCCCTTGATGATGAAAACCCTGACCCAGAAGATGACACATCTACCACATCTTCGCGTCCGAAATTTTGTCCGGAGATACCACAACCGGAACCGGAACCAGAACCGTTTCCAGAAGAGGATACAgaacaagaagaaaaagaggAAAAACTTCCAGCTGCACCTGATAATAGCGAACAAGAAGAAACATCAAAAGAAGTGGTTCCTGAGAAAAAAATGCCAACTCCTCCACCCAAAAAACCAGAACAAGGACcaaaacaaagaaaaaaacaaaaacgaCAACTACCCACACATACCTCCATATTACCTGAAATGTTATCGATCTCTTCCTTCCCGTTGACGGTGGGCGTGGCGTTCGCGGCGTTGAGTTACTTTCTACTAAAg AAAAAATCCAAATCTACTATTGATCTCTTGCGTGTTATTGATATACCCAAAGGAGAGTATGGAATACCTACATCGAAATCAAAAAATAGGTACATACCGTATGCCAGTGATCGATATAAAGGAAAAACATACATTTATATGGAGGGGGATGAATCGGATGACTACACATATATTGGAGATATATCGTCATCTGATATTACTTCTTCTGAAAGCGAGTATGAAGatattgatataaataatatatatccatataaaTCACCCAAATACAAAACTTTGATTGACGTGGTACTAGAACCATCAAAAAGAGATACATTTAATACACAAAGTGATATACCAAGTGACACATCTACCAATAAATTTACAGATAATGAATGGAATCAATTGAAACAGGATTTTATCtcaaatattttacaaaGTACACAAATGGATTTACCTAATGAAAATATCATTGATGATTTTATGGATAAGGGTATACAACCTAATAATCCTGTTTTAGACGTTAATATGGCAGAAAAACCTTTTATTACATCTATTCATGATAGAGATTTACATAATGGTGAAGAGGttacttataatattaattttgatGTTTccaaaaatattaatgagATTACTAATACTACGGATGATTCAAAATATGTTtcaaacaatatatatagtgGAATTGATTTAATTAATGATTCATTAAACAGCGATCAACATGTTGATATTTATGATGAATTGTTGAAACGAAAAGAAAACGAAATATTTGGAACAAATCATACAAAACATACAACAACAAATAGTATTGCAAAACAAACACATACTGATCCTATACTCAACCAACTAGATTTGTTCCATAAATGGTTAGATAGACATAGAAATATGTGCGAACAGtggaataaaaataaaaaagaagaattgtTAGATAAATTGAAAGAAGaatggaataaaaaaaataacaataatagtGATCTCACACACACTAGTAGTAACATACCAAGTGGTGAAAATAGTATTAAGAATGTGTTGAATACTGATGTTTCTATACAAATAGATATGGATGATCCTAAACCTATAAACGAATTTAcatatatggataatataatTGATAATTTGGAAAAAAATAGTGAACCCTACTATGATattgatgaagatgatataATCTATTTTGATATAGATGATGAAAAAACACCTatgtatcataataatatggataataataaatctaaTGTACCTACTAAAGTACAAATTGAAATGAATGTCATTAATAAGCAGGAGTTATTCCAAGAGGAATTCCCTATATCGGatatatggaatatataa